GGCGATCGCCACCCGCTGCTGCTCACCACCGGACAGCTCGCTCGGCAGCCGGTTGGCCTTGCCGTCCAGCCCGACGAGCTCCAGCACCTCGGGGACGACCTTGCGGATGGTGTGCGCGGGCTTGCCGATGACCTCCAGCGCGAAGCCCACGTTGTCGGCCACCGATTTCTTCTCCAGCAGCCGGAAGTCCTGGAAGACGCAGCCGATCGTGCGGCGCAGCGCCGGCACCTTCCACCGCGACAGGCGGCCGAGGTCCTTGCCGGCGACCTGGACCCGGCCCCGGGTCGGGTTCTCCTCCTTCAGCAGCAGCCGCAGGAAGGTCGACTTCCCGGAGCCGGACGGGCCGATGAGGAAGACGAACTCGCCCTTGTCGACGTTGAGGCTGACATCGTCGAGGGCAGGGCGGGCGCTCGACGGGTAGAGCTTCGTCACTCGGTCCAGGCGGATCACGGTCGGGCAGTCTACCCACGCGTACGGTGCGGGCCGAAAAACCTATGGTCCTTACGCGCGTCAGGACCCGTCCTGGCCCTGCTTCCAGCGGATCTCGGCCTCGACGAACTCGTCGATGTCGCCGTCCAGCACCGCGCTGGTATTTCCGGTTTCTACCTCGGTGCGCAGATCCTTGACCATCTGGTACGGATGCAGGACGTAGCTGCGGATCTGGTTGCCCCAGGAGCTGCCGCCGTCGCCGCGCAGCGCGTCCATGTCGGCCCGGTCCTGCAGCCGGCGGCGCTCCAGCAGCTTGGCCTGCAGGACGTTCATCGCGCTGGCCTTGTTCTGGATCTGGGAGCGCTCATTCTGGCAGGAGACCACGATGCCGGTCGGCAGGTGCGTGATCCGGACGGCGGAGTCGGTGGTGTTCACACCCTGGCCGCCGGGACCGGAGGACCGGTAGACGTCGATCCGCAGGTCCTTGTCGTCGATCTCGATGTGATCGGTCGGCTGGACCACCGGGACCACGTCGACGCCGGCGAAGCTGGTCTGGCGCCGGTGCTGGTTGTCGAACGGCGAGATCCGGACCAGCCGGTGGGTGCCGTGCTCGCCGGCCAGCGTCCCGTACGCGTACTGCGTCTTGACCACGAAGGTGGCCGACTTGATGCCGGCCTCCTCCGCGTAGGACGTGTCGTAGACCTCGGTGGGATAGCCGTGGCGCTCGGCCCAGCGCAGGTACATCCGCATGAGCATCTGGGCCCAGTCGGCGGCGTCCACCCCGCCGGCCTCCGCCTGCACGGTGACCAGCGCGTCGCGCTCGTCGTACTCCCCGCCGAGCAGGGTGCGGACCTCGAGTTCGCCGATGGCCTTGCGCAGGCCGACCAGCTCGCCCTCGACCTCCTCGTGGGTGCCGGTGTCGTCCTCGGCCTCGGCCAGCTCGTGCAGCACGGCGGCGTCGTCGAGGCGGCGGCGC
This DNA window, taken from Mycobacteriales bacterium, encodes the following:
- the prfB gene encoding peptide chain release factor 2 codes for the protein MTDDVPAELKELSATLTSIEKVLDLGALRTELAGLEEQAAQPDLWSDQEKATQVTSRLSQVQADLRRLDDLRRRLDDAAVLHELAEAEDDTGTHEEVEGELVGLRKAIGELEVRTLLGGEYDERDALVTVQAEAGGVDAADWAQMLMRMYLRWAERHGYPTEVYDTSYAEEAGIKSATFVVKTQYAYGTLAGEHGTHRLVRISPFDNQHRRQTSFAGVDVVPVVQPTDHIEIDDKDLRIDVYRSSGPGGQGVNTTDSAVRITHLPTGIVVSCQNERSQIQNKASAMNVLQAKLLERRRLQDRADMDALRGDGGSSWGNQIRSYVLHPYQMVKDLRTEVETGNTSAVLDGDIDEFVEAEIRWKQGQDGS
- the ftsE gene encoding cell division ATP-binding protein FtsE yields the protein MIRLDRVTKLYPSSARPALDDVSLNVDKGEFVFLIGPSGSGKSTFLRLLLKEENPTRGRVQVAGKDLGRLSRWKVPALRRTIGCVFQDFRLLEKKSVADNVGFALEVIGKPAHTIRKVVPEVLELVGLDGKANRLPSELSGGEQQRVAIARAFVNRPLVLLADEPTGNLDPDTSQDIMLLLERINRTGTTVLMATHDNNIVDSMRRRVIELEQGHLVRDQARGVYGVGR